CGTCGCTGAAGAGGTCGACGACGCGCGAGGCGAGCTGATGGATGTTCATCTCACTCGTGTCGATGATGACGTCGGCGCTCTCGCGGATCACCCGGAGGCGATCGCGCTCGCGCAGGATGCCATCGAGGATCGTGCCCTCGCCCTGCAACGGATGCGGCCGCCGCACAGACTCGAACCGTCGCACGAGCACATCGTCTCCGGCGTCGAGGAACAGCACGCGCAGCTGGCGTCCCGCCCGCAGCGCATTGGTGACCGCCGGCAGCGCCTGAAAGAGATCGCGGCCGCGGACATCGACGACTGCGGCGAGCTTGGGAAGCGCTCCCCCGGCCATCTCGGTGAGTTCGAGGAGATGCCCGAGCATCTGCGGCGGCAGATTGTCGACGACGTACCACCCCAGGTCCTCGAGGGCGTTGGCCGCCGTGGTGCGCCCCGCTCCTGACATCCCCGTGACGATGAGCACCTCGCCGGCGCGCTGCTCGTCGGTCACGTGCTCTCCCTGGGTGTTCGAAAGCCGGTGCGGATGACCACAGCCTAGCGATTTGCGAGGCGCTGCTCGATCGCGGCCGCCAGTTTGGGGCCGATTCCGGGCAGCGCCGTCATCTCGTCCGCGGACGCATTGCTGAGCGCGGCGACGGAGCCGAAGTGCCGTAGCAGGGCCTTGATCCGTGCATCACCGAGACCCGGGACCTCACCCAGCACGGTGGAGATGTCGCGCTTGCGGCGCTTTCGTTGATGGGTGATCGCGAAGCGGTGCGCTTCGTCGCGCAGGCGCTGGATCAGGTAGAGCGCCTCTGAGGTGCGGGGAAGGATCACCGGGAAGTCCTCCCCCGGCAGCCAGATCTCCTCCAAGCGCTTGGCGATGCCGCACAGTGCGATCTCGGCGTGCCCGGCATCCTCGAGGGCGCGTGCGGCAGCCGCGACCTGTGGCGCACCGCCGTCGACGACCAGCAGCTGCGGACGGTATGCGAACCGCGGTCGTTTGCGCTCGGTGACCACCGGCGACTCGCCATCGGCAGGATCGACCGCCGCCGCCGCCGTTTCCGCAGCGGCGGCAGCGGCCTCGTCGCGGTCGACGTGGGCCAGGCGACGCGTCAGCACCTGATAGAGCGAGTCGGTGTCGTCGGTCGTCTCCGCGATGCTGAAGGAGCGGTACTGATCCTTGCGCGGCAGCCCGTCTTCGAAGACCACCATGGAGGCCACGACGTTGGTTCCCGACAGATGCGACACGTCGTAGCATTCGATCCGCAGCGGCGCCTCGTCCATGCCGAGGGCGAGTTGCAGGTCGGTGAGAGCTTTCGTGCGCGACGTGTAGTCGGAGGTGCGGCGCGTCTTGTGCAGCAAGAGCGCCTGCTGCGCGTTGACGGTGGCGGTGCGCATCAGGTCGGCCTTGCGCCCGCGTTGGGCGACCTGCAGGCTCACGCGCTTGCCGCGCCGCTCCTGCAGCCACTGCTCCAGCTCCGCGGCATCATCCGGCAGGCGCGGCACCAGGACCTGGCGAGGGATGTCGGATGACTCAGCGTCACCGTACGTGCGCTGGAGCACCTGATCCACCAAGTCGGCGGAGGAGATGTCGAGCTCCTTGTCGATGGTCGTCGCACGGACACCACGTACGCGACCGCCCCGGACGACGAAATGCTGCACCGCCGCCGAGAGTTCGTCCTCCGCGATGCCGAACAGATCGGCATCCGTGTCCTCGGCCAGCACCAGAGAACTCCGACTGAGCACCGCATCGATCGCCTGCAGCCTGTCGCGGTAGACCGCGGCCGATTCGTAGTCCATCGCCGCCGCCGCCTCGCGCATGCGCGCGGTGAGGTCACGCGCGAAGCGCTGGTCTCCGCCCGCCATGAAAGCGACGAAGTCGTCGACGATGGCGCGGTGCTCCTCGATCGTGACCTTCATCGAACACGGTCCGCCGCATCGACCGATCTGTCCCGGAAAGCACGGCCGTCCGGTCGCCATGGCCTTCTTGTACGACGCGTCGGAGCAGGTGCGGATGGGGAAGACCTTGATCATCAGGTCGATCGTGTCGTGCACCGCCCACACCTTCGGGTACGGGCCGAAATAGCGCGCTCCGGGAATGCGCCGATTGCGGGTCACGATGACGCGCGGCGCCTCGTCGGCCAAGGTGATCGCCATGTAGGGGTAGGACTTGTCGTCCTTGTAGCGCACGTTGAACGGCGGCGAGAACTCTTGGATCCACATGTACTCCAGCTGCAGCGACTCGACATCGCTGCCGACCACCGTCCACTCCACGGATGCCGCCGTGAGCACCATCCGGCGGGTGCGCTCGTGCAGGGTGTGCAGCGGCGCGAAGTAGTTGGACAACCGGGCGCGCAGATTCTTGGCCTTGCCGACGTAGAGGACGCGGCCGTCCGCGTCGCGGAAGCGGTAGACCCCGGGCTGCGTGGGGATCTCCCCCGGCTTCGGCTTGTAAGGAAGCGCGTCGGCCATCGTCAGCCGGCCTTCCGCACCGGCCCCCGCGCCGTCGCTGTCGCGTCAGACGGCCCTGCCGCGAGGATCTCGGCCAGGAAGGCGCCGGTGTGGCTCTCTTCGACGCGCGCCACCTGCTCGGGCGTCCCCGTCGCGACGATGCGGCCGCCGCCCGAACCACCCTCGGGCCCCAGGTCGATGATCCAGTCGGCCGACTTGATCACGTCGAGATTGTGCTCGATGACAACGACCGTGTTCCCCTTGTCGACGAGGCCGCCCAGCACTTTCAGCAGCAGAGACACGTCTTCGAAGTGCAGCCCGGTCGTGGGCTCGTCGAGCACGTAGATGCTGCGCCCATTCGAGCGGCGCTGCAGCTCGGTCGCGAGCTTGACGCGCTGAGCCTCGCCGCCGGAGAGCGTCGTCGCCGACTGTCCGAGTCGGACATACCCGAGCCCGACGTCGACGAGGGTCTTCAGGAAGCGGTGGATCGCTTGGATCGGCTCGAAGAAGTCGGCCGCCTCGGAGATCGGCATCTCCAGCACCTCGGCGATGTTCTTGCCCTTGTAGTGCACGGCGAGCGTGTCACGGTTGTAGCGCTTGCCGTGACAGACCTCGCAGTCGACGTAGACGTCGGGCAGGAAGTTCATCTCGATCTTGATCGTGCCGTCGCCCGAGCAGGCCTCGCAACGGCCGCCCTTGACGTTGAAGCTGAACCGACCCGGCTGATAGCCGCGCACCTTCGCCTCGGGCGTCTCGCTGAACAGGGTGCGGATGCGATCGAACACGCCCGTGTAGGTCGCGGGGTTGGATCGCGGTGTCCGCCCGATCGGGGCCTGATCGACGTGCACGACCTTGTCGAGGTTGTCGAGGCCGGTGATTCGGGTGTGCTTGCCCGCCACGCGGCGCGCTCCGTTGAGCTTGGTCGCGAGGACTTCGTAGAGGATGCCGTTGACCAGAGTCGACTTGCCCGAGCCGCTGACGCCCGTCACGGCGGTGAGCACCCCGAGGGGGAATTCGGCGGTGACGTTCTGCAGGTTGTTCTCGCGGGCGCCGACGACGGTCAGCATGCGCTTCTTGTCGATCTTGCGCCGCTTCTTGGGTGCCTCGATCGACCGCCGCCCGCTGAGGTAGGCGCCCGTCAACGAGCGCTCTTCCTCGAGCAGCGACGACAGCGGACCCGAATGCACGACTTCGCCTCCGTCGACACCCGCGCGGGGCCCGATGTCGACGATCCAGTCCGACGCCTGCACGGTCTCCTCGTCGTGCTCGACGACGATGAGGGTGTTGCCCAGATCCTTCAGCCGGACGAGGGTCTCGATCAGCCGGCGGTTGTCTCGCTGGTGCAGCCCGATAGAGGGTTCGTCGAGCACGTACAGCACGCCCGTCAGCCCGGAGCCGATCTGCGTCGCGAGCCGGATGCGCTGGGCCTCCCCGCCGGAGAGCGAGCCCGCGGAGCGTCCGAGGCTCA
The sequence above is a segment of the Microbacterium sp. PM5 genome. Coding sequences within it:
- the rapZ gene encoding RNase adapter RapZ; amino-acid sequence: MTDEQRAGEVLIVTGMSGAGRTTAANALEDLGWYVVDNLPPQMLGHLLELTEMAGGALPKLAAVVDVRGRDLFQALPAVTNALRAGRQLRVLFLDAGDDVLVRRFESVRRPHPLQGEGTILDGILRERDRLRVIRESADVIIDTSEMNIHQLASRVVDLFSDAGEARHTLTVMSFGFKYGLPTDVDLVADMRFLPNPYWIPELKGHTGEEEPVRDFVLAQEGAREFIDAYAQALHPVLAGYQRENKRHSVLAVGCTGGKHRSVVTARELADRLAEIPGVAVRVKHRDLGRE
- the uvrC gene encoding excinuclease ABC subunit UvrC; its protein translation is MADALPYKPKPGEIPTQPGVYRFRDADGRVLYVGKAKNLRARLSNYFAPLHTLHERTRRMVLTAASVEWTVVGSDVESLQLEYMWIQEFSPPFNVRYKDDKSYPYMAITLADEAPRVIVTRNRRIPGARYFGPYPKVWAVHDTIDLMIKVFPIRTCSDASYKKAMATGRPCFPGQIGRCGGPCSMKVTIEEHRAIVDDFVAFMAGGDQRFARDLTARMREAAAAMDYESAAVYRDRLQAIDAVLSRSSLVLAEDTDADLFGIAEDELSAAVQHFVVRGGRVRGVRATTIDKELDISSADLVDQVLQRTYGDAESSDIPRQVLVPRLPDDAAELEQWLQERRGKRVSLQVAQRGRKADLMRTATVNAQQALLLHKTRRTSDYTSRTKALTDLQLALGMDEAPLRIECYDVSHLSGTNVVASMVVFEDGLPRKDQYRSFSIAETTDDTDSLYQVLTRRLAHVDRDEAAAAAAETAAAAVDPADGESPVVTERKRPRFAYRPQLLVVDGGAPQVAAAARALEDAGHAEIALCGIAKRLEEIWLPGEDFPVILPRTSEALYLIQRLRDEAHRFAITHQRKRRKRDISTVLGEVPGLGDARIKALLRHFGSVAALSNASADEMTALPGIGPKLAAAIEQRLANR